In Neovison vison isolate M4711 chromosome 11, ASM_NN_V1, whole genome shotgun sequence, one genomic interval encodes:
- the C11H4orf33 gene encoding UPF0462 protein C4orf33 homolog, producing the protein MDFKIQYTWDGFPVKHEPVFVRLNPGDGGVMMEVSAPFFNDPPAPLGEPGKPYNELWNYEVVEAFFLNDITEQYLEVELCLHGQHLVLLLSGRRNVWKQELALSYKVSRGETKWEGRAYLPWSYFPPNVTKFNSFAIHGSTDKRNYEALYPIPQHELQQGQKPDFHHLEYFKPFSFNTLLGEEWKQPESELWLIEKPDV; encoded by the exons AtggattttaaaattcagtacaCTTGGGATGGTTTTCCCGTGAAGCATGAGCCAGTGTTTGTCAGGCTGAATCCAGGTGATGGAGGAGTGATGATGGAAGTTAGTGCTCCATTTTTCAATGATCCTCCAGCCCCACTTGGAGAACCAGGAAAACCTTACAATGAACTGTGGAATTATGAAG TTGTGGAAGCATTTTTCTTGAATGACATAACTGAACAGTATTTAGAAGTTGAACTTTGTCT TCATGGACAACATTTGGTACTCTTACTCTCTGGAAGAAGAAATGTCtggaaa CAAGAACTTGCTCTGTCATACAAAGTGTCTAGAGGAGAGACAAAATGGGAAGGCAGAGCTTATCTTCCTTGGAGTTATTTTCCACCAAATGTGACAAAATTCAATTCATTTGCAATTCATGGATCAACAGATAAAAGAAACTATGAAGCTCTTTACCCGATACCTCAACATGAACTGCAACAAGGACAAAAACCTGATTT cCATCATCTGGAATACTTCAAGCCTTTCAGTTTTAATACACTGCTTGGAGAAGAATGGAAACAACCAGAATCAGAGCTGTGGTTAATAGAGAAACCTGATGTATAG